From the genome of Parasteatoda tepidariorum isolate YZ-2023 chromosome X1, CAS_Ptep_4.0, whole genome shotgun sequence, one region includes:
- the LOC122270660 gene encoding uncharacterized protein has product MRQERRKIYCMNETWLNAGHTQDKVWNDTSIISSKQAFLSGLSTGLKSPSGKGGRLIITHIGSDAGFLKEGLLLFKSNKNKDYHKDMNAACFEEWFEKILRFLEPNSVVVMDNAPYHSRKEEKIPNTSSTKQAIEDWLKSKNIVSDEEGMLKTVLLDIVKAHKHRFDKFAVDELARRNNIMILRLPPYHAKLNPIELIWAQMTGLVGKENKSFKLSEVEGLCMRSLNEIGVEKWKNCIEHTQKIEKEMWDLDEAIEKTVNSLVININSNDEDSTSSESES; this is encoded by the coding sequence ATGAGacaagaaagaagaaaaatttattgtatgaaTGAGACATGGTTGAATGCTGGACATACGCAAGACAAAGTGTGGAATGATACTTCCATTATCTCGTCAAAACAGGCATTTTTATCTGGTCTTTCTACAGGATTAAAATCGCCTTCTGGCAAAGGTGGGAGGCTTATTATTACGCACATTGGTAGCGACGCAGGCTTTTTAAAAGAAGGACTTCTACTTTTTAAATCGAACAAAAACAAGGATTACCATAAGGATATGAATGCAGCGTGTTTCGAAGAATGGTTCGAGAAAATTCTTCGCTTTCTAGAGCCGAACTCTGTCGTTGTGATGGACAATGCACCATATCACTCtcgtaaagaagaaaaaattcctaACACATCATCGACAAAGCAAGCAATTGAAGACTggttaaaatctaaaaacattgTCAGTGATGAAGAAGGTATGCTAAAAACAGTACTACTGGATATAGTGAAGGCTCATAAGCACAGATTTGACAAATTCGCGGTGGATGAACTTGCTAGACGtaataatataatgattttaaggCTTCCCCCCTATCACGCTAAATTAAATCCAATTGAGCTGATTTGGGCCCAAATGACAGGTTTAGTCGGCAAAGAAAACAAATCTTTCAAGTTATCGGAAGTAGAAGGATTGTGCATGagaagtttaaatgaaattggaGTTGAAAAGTGGAAAAATTGCATAGAGCATACTCAGAAAATCGAAAAAGAGATGTGGGATTTGGATGAAGCCATCGAAAAAACTGTTAATTCTCtagtaataaatatcaattcaaacGACGAGGATTCTACAAGTTCTGAGAGTGAATCCTGA